Proteins found in one Phocoena sinus isolate mPhoSin1 chromosome 19, mPhoSin1.pri, whole genome shotgun sequence genomic segment:
- the TOX3 gene encoding TOX high mobility group box family member 3 — protein sequence MDVRFYPAAAGDPAGLDFAQCLGYYGYSKFGNNNNYMNMAEANNAFFAASEQTFHTPSLGDEEFEIPPITPPPESDPALGMPDVLLPFQGLSDPLPSQGSEFTPQFPPQSLDLPSITISRNLVEQDGVLHSSGLHMDQSHTQVSQYRQDPSLIMRSIIHMTDAARSGIMPPAQLTTINQSQLSAQLGLNLGGASVPHTSPSPPASKSATPSPSSSINEEDADESNRAIGEKRAAPDSGKKPKTPKKKKKKDPNEPQKPVSAYALFFRDTQAAIKGQNPNATFGEVSKIVASMWDSLGEEQKQVYKRKTEAAKKEYLKALAAYRASLVSKAAAESAEAQTIRSVQQTLASTNLTSSLLLSPPLSQHGTVSASPQTLQQSLPRSIAPKPLTMRLPMNQIVTSVTIAANMPSNIGAPLISSMVGSASSTQVSPSVQTQQHQMQLQQQQQQQQQQMQQMQQQQLQQHQMHQQLQQQMQQQHFQHHMQQHLQQQINQQQLQQLQQHLQLQQLQHMQHQSQPSPRQHSPVASQMTSPVPAIGSPQPASQQHQSQIQSQTQTQVLSQVSIF from the exons tttggaAATAACAATAACTACATGAATATGGCTGAAGCAAACAACGCTTTCTTTGCAGCCAGCGAG caGACGTTCCATACACCAAGCCTCGGAGATGAGGAGTTTGAAATACCCCCGATCACGCCACCTCCAGAGTCGGACCCCGCTCTGGGCATGCCTGATGTACTTCTACCTTTTCAAGGCCTCAGCGATCCGTTGCCTTCCCAGGGAAGTGAATTCACGCCCCAGTTTCCCCCTCAAAGCCTGGATCTTCCTTCCATTACAATCTCAAGAAATCTCGTGGAACAAGATGGCGTGCTTCATAGCAGTGGGTTGCATATG GATCAGAGCCACACCCAAGTTTCACAATACCGTCAGGATCCCTCCCTGATCATGAGGTCCATCATCCACATGACGGATGCTGCTCGCTCTGGGATCATGCCTCCTGCCCAGCTCACCACCATCAACCAGTCTCAGCTCAGCGCCCAGTTGGGGTTGAATTTGGGAGGTGCCAGTGTGCCCCACACGTCTCCTTCACCTCCAGCGAGCAAATCGGCGACTCCCTCCCCTTCTAGCTCCATCAATGAAGAGGATGCTGATGAATCCAACAGA GCCATTGGAGAGAAAAGAGCTGCTCCAGATTCTGGCAAGAAGCCCAAGactccaaagaaaaagaaaaagaaagatcccAATGAGCCACAGAAGCCAGTGTCAGCATATGCCCTGTTTTTCAGAGACACACAGGCTGCAATTAAAGGTCAAAACCCTAATGCAACCTTTGGAGAGGTCTCAAAAATCGTAGCATCTATGTGGGACAGCCTTGGAGAAGAACAAAAGCAG GTCTATAAAAGGAAAACGGAAGCCGCCAAAAAAGAATACCTGAAGGCCCTGGCTGCATATAGGGCCAGCCTCGTTTCTAAG GCTGCTGCCGAATCAGCAGAAGCCCAGACCATTCGTTCTGTTCAGCAGACCCTGGCGTCCACCAATTtgacctcctccctccttctcagcCCTCCACTGTCTCAGCACGGAACAGTGTCGGCCTCCCCTCAGACTCTCCAACAATCGCTCCCTAGGTCAATCGCTCCCAAACCCTTAACCATGAGACTCCCCATGAACCAGATCGTCACTTCGGTCACCATTGCAGCCAACATGCCATCGAACATTGGGGCTCCACTGATCAGCTCCATGGTGGGCTCGGCGTCCTCCACCCAAGTGAGCCCTTCAGTGCAGACCCAGCAGCACCAGatgcagctgcagcagcagcagcagcagcagcagcaacagatGCAACagatgcagcagcagcagctccagcAGCACCAGATGCATCAGCAGCTCCAGCAGCAGATGCAGCAGCAGCATTTTCAGCACCACATGCAGCAGCACCTGCAGCAGCAAATCAaccagcagcagctgcagcagctgcagcagcatcTCCAGCTGCAGCAGCTGCAGCACATGCAGCACCAGTCCCAGCCTTCTCCCCGGCAGCACTCCCCCGTCGCCTCCCAGATGACGTCCCCCGTCCCCGCCATCGGGAGCCCCCAGCCAGCCTCTCAGCAGCACCAGTCACAGATACAGTCTCAGACACAGACTCAAGTATTATCGCAGGTCAGTATTTTCTGA